The sequence GGCATTGATATAGAGCTTGAGCAGCAGGGCATCGTCCGTATGATGCTGTTCAAGGAAGTGTTTCAACGGAACCATGTCGTTTTGGTAGCTGTAGATGCGGACGATGGCATCGGCCACGTCTTTGGAGGGGTAGTTGCTGTAAAGGCGCAGGTAGGTGCCCAGCATCCCCTCGATATTGTTCTGCTCGCTGTAAAGCCCCGCCAGCCGTTTGCAGATGCGTTCGGAGCAGCCGTTGAGGCGGATATGCGTCTCGAGCTGGGCGATGGCATCCTTCTGGCGGTCGAGGTTGACGTAAAGGATGACGGCCATCCGGTCGAGGACCATCTCATCGTAATCGATGTCGTAGGCACTCTCCAGGTAGCGCAGCGCCGTATTGTACTGCTTCTGCTGGGCGTAGATCTCGGAGACGCCGATATAGTCCTGCTTTGCCTTCGTTTGTTCCAAGAGTGCCAGGGCGGCAACTTCGGCTGCCTTCATCTCCCCTTTGCCGATCAGGGCGCGGATACGGTAGCGCTCCACCTGGGCATCAAATCCCTCCCGTTCCCGAAACGATGCGGTATTTTCCAGCACGTCGTCGTACTGTTTGGCATGCAGCAGGTTTTCAAAGAAGTGGTCACGGTAGGGAATGCGCGGCGCTTTCTCGTACAGGACCGCGTAAAGCTGCGCCGCCGTCGCGTACTGCCCGTGCGCCTCCGCGTCAAGGGCAAAGAGGGTGTAGGCGTCCTCTTCGTCGAACGCCTTCGTCTGCGGCGAGAGCGTCGGCTCTTTCAGGCTGCAGCCGGTGAGGATCAGCAGCAGGGTTCCGGTCAGAAGGGCAGACTTAAACATCGACGATCCCCGGGCACTCCCGCTTGAGTTCATCGACGCGGGTCTTGTAATACTCCCAGAAGGGGAAGGTACGGCACTGGAGGGGGCGGGCCGTGTAGACGCCGCAGCCGTTCGTTTCTCGGTCGAAAAAGATGCAGTCGTGCGACATGCCGACGATCTTCTCTTTGAGCGAGAACTTGTAGCCCCGTTTTTCGAGGTAGGTACGGCGGAAGTCCGCCTCCTCCATCGCCAGCGCACCCGCCAGTGCCCGGATCTCGTCGGGGGAGACGAAGATATTGCCGCTTTCGCCGGTGCAGCAGCGCCCGCCGCACCCGGCGCAGGCGGAAGGGTCGAACGCGTAGGGGTAGCCGTCTTCTTTTATCATAGGGTGCATTTTATACTGTGCGTCCTTGCATCGCGGTAGACCTGCAGGCTCTTGGCGGAAAACTCATCTTCGTCAAAGGCGAAAATCGGTGGCCGGACGCGCATGAGCGAACGGGAGTTTTTCCGGGCGTGCAGCATCACCAGGGTCGCGTTGCGATCCGGTTTCGAATGAACGAATTGTACATCAACCACTCTTAATTTGGCGCGTTCGCAGGCGGCACAGAGGTGGGCGAACTGCTGGGGATCGTAGCAGAGCATCAGGTGCCCCTGCGCCTGCAGGAGCTTCGCGGCATGGGAGATAAATGCGTCGATGGGAAGGTGCAGGTTGTAGCGCGCCGTGTGCACCATTTCGTTCTCCGAGCGCGACGCCCCCTCGTGATAGAAGGGGGGATTGGAGACGATGTAGTCGAACCCCTCGGGGTCCTTGAACGCGAGAAAATCCGTGTGATGGACCCGGTAGTCGATCCCGTTCACTTCCGCGTTCTTCGAGGCGTACTGCACGAAAGCGTCCTGCTTCTCCACCGCCTCAAGCCGCACTTTCGGATGGTCGCGTGCCACCAGCAGCCCGACGACACCGCAGCCGGCCCCCACGTCGAGCATGCGGCCCCGCGGCGTGAAAGAGGAGATGAAGTCGTACAGGAAGATCGAGTCACTGTTGTAGCAGTACCCCTCCTGCGGCTGGTAAAGCAGCATCGAACGCCTTTTGATTTATAATTCCGTCATTATACAGTGCCGCGGCGTTCTCGCCCAAAAGAAAGGATTCGCATGATCATCATCCCCGCCCGTCTGGCTTCGACCCGCTTCCCGCAAAAAGTCCTGGCGGATATCGGCGGCCTTCCGATGGTCGTCCGTACGGCACGGCAGGTGGCCCACCTCGACAACGTCGTCGTCGCCGCGGACGACGAAAGCATCATCGAGGTCTGCAGAGCCCACGATGTGAAGGCGATGCTCACCTCGACGACACATAAAAGCGGGACCGACCGCATCAACGAATGTGCGCAGCTGCTCGACATCCCCGACGACGAACTCGTCATCAACATCCAGGCCGACGAGCCCTTTATCGAGCCGGAGGTCCTCACCCTGCTGATCGACCGCCTTAATGCCCTCAAGGCGGAGGGGCGCACTTTTGTCATGGGGAGCTGCTACAACGCCGTCAACGCGGAAGCCGCCGACGACCCGAACCTCGTCAAGGTCGTCGTGAACGCGAAGCACGACGCCATCTACTTCTCCCGCTCCAAGATCCCCTACAACCGCGGCGGCGGGGCGACCTACTTCGGCCATATCGGCATCTACGGCTTTACCAAGAAGAGCCTGCACGACTTCTGCGCCCTCGACGACGCCCCCGTCGAAGATATCGAAAAGCTCGAACAGCTCCGCGCGATTCATCACGGGCTGCCCATCAGCATGGTCAAGGTCGCCAGCACCGGTTTCGGCATCGACACGCCGGAGGACCTGGCACGGGCCAAAGAGATCTTCGGAGTCCAGTAAAGCGGGATCCGTTACGGATCAAATGCACAGCGGCATCTTCGTATGAATGCCGGCTTACGCGACAGGCTGATACGATTGATGGATCGATCAAACAGATTTAAAAGTGATATGGGTATTTAAAGGGAAGAAAAAGCGCTTCCGGCAGAGGCCGGAAACATAGAAGAAACTTAGATGTTGTCGCGGATACCGAGATCGGCAACAAGTTTGTCGTATGCAGGGCGGTTTGTGCGTTTGAAGTAACGCATCAGACGGCGGCGCTGACCGACGAGTTTGAGCAGACCCAGGCGTGACGCGTGGTCTTTCTTGAAAGTTTTGAGGTGTTCAGTCAGTTCAGCAATACGTGTGCTGAGCAGTGCGATCTGCACTTCTGAAGAACCGGTGTCGTTTTCGTTACGTCCGAATTTTTTAACAATCTCTTGTTTTTTCGCCGCATCCAAAGCCATGATAGCCTCCTGAGGGTATAATAAATTTTTCGTTCACAATCGAACAAGGGCGAAATTATAGCGAATGTTTCCTGTTTTGGCAATCCTCACGGGCGACTCGAAGACGTTTTTTGCTAAACCCCTCCTCTATAGTCGATTTTTTTGAGCTACGCTTTAGAGTAATCGGATATAATTTCTCTTAATTAAATCAGATCTCGTGTACCTTTGGGATCGGAAAGTGACACCATGCTCATTACCCGTGCCAGCGAATACGCCCTGCTCTCGCTCATCGTCCTGGCCAAAGCCGAGAAGCCCCTCGACGCCGACACCCTCTCCCGGGATCTCGACATTTCCAAGAGCTTTCTCGCGAAGATCCTGCAGTCGATGGCACGCAACGGCATCCTCAACTCCTTCAAGGGTGCCAACGGCGGATTTGCTCTTGCGAAGGATATGCACGACATCACCATCAGGGACATCACCTGCGCCGCCGAGGGGAAAAATCCCTCCGTCTTCGACTGCTCCAAGTCCCAGAAAGACTGCCCCTCCGACAAGGCGTCCACCTGCCAGATCTGGCCTGTCGTCAACCGGCTTCAGGGCAAGATCGACACCTTCTTGGAGGGATTGACCCTCGCCGACCTGATCGAACAGTAACCAATAGAAAGGCCATTGTGACCATTTACCACCTCTC is a genomic window of Sulfurimonas sp. HSL1-2 containing:
- a CDS encoding YkgJ family cysteine cluster protein, giving the protein MIKEDGYPYAFDPSACAGCGGRCCTGESGNIFVSPDEIRALAGALAMEEADFRRTYLEKRGYKFSLKEKIVGMSHDCIFFDRETNGCGVYTARPLQCRTFPFWEYYKTRVDELKRECPGIVDV
- a CDS encoding methyltransferase — translated: MLLYQPQEGYCYNSDSIFLYDFISSFTPRGRMLDVGAGCGVVGLLVARDHPKVRLEAVEKQDAFVQYASKNAEVNGIDYRVHHTDFLAFKDPEGFDYIVSNPPFYHEGASRSENEMVHTARYNLHLPIDAFISHAAKLLQAQGHLMLCYDPQQFAHLCAACERAKLRVVDVQFVHSKPDRNATLVMLHARKNSRSLMRVRPPIFAFDEDEFSAKSLQVYRDARTHSIKCTL
- the kdsB gene encoding 3-deoxy-manno-octulosonate cytidylyltransferase, whose translation is MIIIPARLASTRFPQKVLADIGGLPMVVRTARQVAHLDNVVVAADDESIIEVCRAHDVKAMLTSTTHKSGTDRINECAQLLDIPDDELVINIQADEPFIEPEVLTLLIDRLNALKAEGRTFVMGSCYNAVNAEAADDPNLVKVVVNAKHDAIYFSRSKIPYNRGGGATYFGHIGIYGFTKKSLHDFCALDDAPVEDIEKLEQLRAIHHGLPISMVKVASTGFGIDTPEDLARAKEIFGVQ
- the rpsO gene encoding 30S ribosomal protein S15; protein product: MALDAAKKQEIVKKFGRNENDTGSSEVQIALLSTRIAELTEHLKTFKKDHASRLGLLKLVGQRRRLMRYFKRTNRPAYDKLVADLGIRDNI
- a CDS encoding Rrf2 family transcriptional regulator, which translates into the protein MLITRASEYALLSLIVLAKAEKPLDADTLSRDLDISKSFLAKILQSMARNGILNSFKGANGGFALAKDMHDITIRDITCAAEGKNPSVFDCSKSQKDCPSDKASTCQIWPVVNRLQGKIDTFLEGLTLADLIEQ